In Candidatus Paceibacterota bacterium, the sequence CCGCACGATCTGGGCGAGAAGACCTTCTACTACGGGCGGGGCTGTTCCACCTGCAATGATACCGGTTACAAAGGGCGCAAAGGCATCTTCGAACTGCTGGTCATCAGCGACGCGATCCGTTTGCTGATCAACGAACGCGCGCCCACGGTGGTGATGCGCCAGAAGGCTATCGAGCTGGGCATGATTCCGCTGCGCGAGGACGGCTTGCGGAGCATTTTCGACGGGGATACGACAATCGAGGAGGTCGTCAAGTACACCTGAACCGAGGAACGCTTATGCCAAAATACAGCTACGTCGCGATGGACCCGCATGGCAAGGAGAGCAAAGGCACGCTCGAAGTTTCCAGCCAGAACGAGGCCATCGGCCGGGTCAAGGAAATGGGGCTGTTCCCGACCAAGATTGTCGAAGTCGAGAAGGTCAAGGAGAAATCCGACAAGAAGACCGCCGCTCCCGCCAAAGCGGGCGCCAAGAAGAAAGGCGGCGGCCTCAACGTCAACCTCAACATCAAGATCCCCGGCCTGGGCGGGCGGGTCAAATCCAAGGTCCTGACCACCTTTACGCGCCAGTTGGCGACGCTGGTGGACGCCGGCTTGCCGCTGTTGCGCGGCTTGCGCGTGCTCGAAAAGCAGGAGAGGAACCCCACCCTCAAGTCCATTATTGGCGAGTTGGCGGTGTCCATCGAAGGCGGCAGCACTTTCTCCGAGGGCCTGGCCCAGCATCCCAAGGTCTTCAACCGCCTCTTCGTCAACATGGTCAAGGCCGGCGAATTGGGCGGCGTGCTCGAAGTCGTGCTGAACCGCTTGTCCGAGTTCATGGAGAAGGCCCAGAAGATCAAGGGCAAGGTAGTCGCCGCCATGTTCTATCCCATCGCGGTGCTGGTGGTCGCCACCGTTATTCTGGCCATCCTGATGGTGTATGTCATTCCCAAGTTCAAAGAGGTCTTCGCCGGCATGTTGGACAACGCCCAACTGCCCGCTTTCACCCGGTTCGTGCTCGCGATCAGTGACACCATCAGGGAGCATTTTATCATTACTATTTGCTGCCTGGCCGCATTCGTGGTGGCGCTCATGCTGTTTATTCGCACCAAGTTCGGCCGCCATGCCTTTGATAAGTTCAAGCTCAAGATGCCTATCATTGGGCCGGTCGTCAGCAAAGTCGCGATCTCGCGCTTTACCCGCACCCTGGGCACCCTGGTCACCAGCGGCGTTCCCATCCTGCAGGCCCTGACGATCGTCAAAGAGACCGCCGGCAACGTCATCATTGCCGACGCCGTCAACTCCATCCATGAAAGTGTCAAAGAGGGTGAAACCATCACCGCCCCGCTCGAAGCCTCCGGCGTCTTTCCGCCGATGGTCATCAGCATGGTGGACGTCGGTGAACAGACCGGCGCCCTGCCGGAAATGCTCCTCAAGATCGCTGACAATTACGACGACGAGGTGGACAACGCCGTGTCGGCCATGACCTCGCTGCTCGAACCGGTGATGATTATCTTCCTGGCCGTCATCGTCGGCAGCATCGTCATCGCCATGTTCCTGCCGCTGATCGAGCTGATGAACAAGGTCGGCAGCGAAGGCGGCGGTGGCAAGGGCGACGATTAGCCCGACGAGCCAAACCCCGTCCGGCGCGAGCGCGAGAGCAGGCGCCAGCGAGCAATGGCATGCCCTGTGCCTTGACCTAGATAGCCACCCCAACGGACCCAACACCGTGTCTGCGCCGTTGCTACGGACGTAACCGAATAAGGGACAGGGCAAACACCCTCGTTCGCGCTACACGAGAAGCTGAATCAACCGGATTTCGCGCTGTCCCTCCGATTCCGGCGAATCACCTTGCCGCCAATCTTGATTCTGCCATAGTAACTACGGTTGCCGGTGTGTTGCAGCCGATGGGGCACTTAGGGAAGCAAACCTCGCGGTTGTTCGCTGGACGGGCGCAGTTCCCGGCAACGGGTCTTCGCTTGTTTGACCGGCCGAGATCGCAGGGCCGAAAGCTGCGGGATAGGATGACGGGATACAAACGAGGACTAAAGCTGGCGGGAAGGGTGGCTGAGTGGTTAAAGGCACCTGACTCGAAATCAGGCGTAGGCGTAAGCCTACCGGAGGTTCGAATCCTCTCCCTTCCGCCAATTTGAAGATAACCTATAGGACAGAGTTCTTCGCGGATTTCCAAGGGGCCCCGATAGCAATTCGTCGTCTCCCACCGCCTTTCCTGCCTCCAAGACCCCCGCCGGACGGGCGACCATGCCGTTATGGTGGTCGCATGCTGGCGTTGGCTTGCGACTGGCTGGAGGATGGCTTGTTAGTGCGGTTAGGCTACGGTGTGTATCCCATGGGGAGCGCTCCCCATGGGATACACACCGGGGCACCACCGTGCCGTCACCGTAAAGCCGCCTGAACGCCGCACAGTAGTCGACATCCAGGACGCTTCGCGATAAGGTTTCAGCGCAATCGAATATGCCCATGAGCAACCACGAAAGTCTGACATTCACGCGACGTCGGTTCCTGACACGGGTGGCGAAAGCTGCGGGCGCACTGACGGTGCCCTGCTATATTCCGGCTTCGGCGCTGGGGCGAGGCGGAGCTGTTGCCCCCAGCGAACGCATCCTGATGGGCGGCATTGGAATGGGCGGCCGCGGTTCCTATGATTTGGGTTGGATGTTGACCGACCCGGAAGTGCAGTGGGTGGCCGTCTGCGATGTCGTGAAGGGCCGTTGCGCCGCGGCCAAGAAGATGGTGGACGGCAAGTACGGCAATACGGATTGTGCCGTGTATGGCGATATGCGCCAGTTCCTGGCCGAGCGCACGGACGTGGATGCCGTGTTGATTGCCACGGGCGATCGCTGGCACGCGCTGGCCTCGGTGATGGCGATGCGGGCGGGCAAGGATGTTTATTGTGAAAAGCCGGCCTGCTTAACCATGGCGCAGGGGCGGATGGTTATGGAAACCGCCCGGCGGTATGGCCGGGTGTATCAAACCGGCGCCCAGCGGCTCAGCGAGCCGAATCATGTGTTTGCCATCGAAATGGCCCGCTCCGGCCGGTTGGGGCCGATCCATACCGTCTATGCCGACTGTCGCTGGCGCGATGGATTGCGTCACGACTGGCTGCCGGCGGAACCGGAGCCGCCCAAGGACGAATTGGACTGGGATGTCTGGCTCGGGGCCAGTCCGTGGCGGCCTTACAACAGCGGGTATGTGAAAGGGGCGGGGTGGTATCGCTTTTATGATTTCGCCACCGATCTTGCTATGTGGGGCGCGCACACGGTTGCCCAGGCGTTAGCCGGACTCGATCTGACGAACGTGTCGCACATCGAGTTCGAGTATGCGGGGCCGGATAAGACGATGATGACGCGGCTGTCCAACGGAGTGAACCTGGTTCTGTTCCGAGTCGGCGGCTCGGTTTGGGAACCGTGCAAATTCTGGCACGGCGCTTGTGGCGAGCGGTTCGATGGCGCCGATGGGTGGGCCGCGGCCGCCGACGGCTACTCAGGCCCCGATGTTTCGTCCCCGGCGCTGCTGCGTGAGTACAAGAAAGTACTGGCGGATTACACCGCCCGGACGCAACGGCAAATGAACCACGCGCGGGATTTCTTCGACTGCATCCGCTCCCGCCGGCCCGCTGTGGCTAATCCTGACGTCATGTTCCAGTCCATGAACATCTGCCTGGCTGCCGATATCTGCGAGCGACTGAAGCGAGGCCTGAAGTTCAATTTTCGCGATGCTGAGTTTGTCGGCGATCCCGAAGCCAACCGGATGCGGTCCCGCGCGATGCGCGTTCCGTACACGTTCTAATTCAGCCAAGGGCCGACATCGGGCTGATGCTTCCCGTCATCTGATAATCGTCGCGCCCGGGATCCTGAACGCATACGCATGGCGGCACGGGGCGGCGTCGGGGCTGAGCGCGGGAGTTTCGATAACAAGCGAGTTGCCTTCGGCGCGGGTGTTCAGCGCGCCGGGCACACCCAACATCGTGACCGTGACGCCGGGGGGGGCTTTCACCTCGCGCAGGACGAGTTGCTTCCCGGGCCAGCCGGGGGTGATGGCGTAGAGCGTTCCGGCCTTCCGGGTGAAGAATACCTGCTTTACCGCCCCGCCGTCCTTGGTCGGTTTCTGGCCAATCTGATCCATGAGATTGTATTTCACCTTGTATTCGCCGAATCGTTGCTCGGGCAGCTTGCCTTCGGTCCACTGGCAGGAACGCCCGGCGAAGCGCGTGCCGTAAATGGCCTCACCATTGACTTTGAGCCAGTCGCCGATTTCGAGCAGGCGCTGCTCCATGATGGGCGGGATGGTGCCGTCGCCGTTCGGGCCGATGTCCAGCAGCAGGTTGCCGCCGCGGCTCACCAGGTCAACAAGCACTATTATCAACTCCCTGCCGGTCTTGTAGTGGTCAATGTGCTCGGCGCGGTTGTGGCCGTAGCTGAAGCCCATGCCCCGGTTTTCCTCCCACGGATGCGAGCCGTCCTGGAGACCCGCCGCGTACTCCGTGGTCCAGTAACCGCCATGTTTATGCCGGCATTCCTTGCCCCAGCGGTCATTGACAATGACGTGGTCCTTGACGGGCGAATCGTTGTATAGCCAGGCGAGCAACTCTTCGCTCCGCCAATCCTTGCTCGGCAGGTCCCACTCGCCGTCGCTGAAGATAAGCGCCGGCTCGTAGCGTGTGACCACGTCCTTGAATTGCGGAACCATGTGCTCGTCCACGTAGCGCTTGCGGTCGGCCAGCCAGAGCGGGTTGTACCATTCGTACAGGGAGTAGTAGAAACCGAACTTCATTCCGCGCTTGCGTACCGCCGCGGACATTTCCCGCATCAGGTCGCGCTTCGGCCCGACCTCGGCCGCATTCCACGGCCGGCCCCAGGTCTTGCTGGCCTCGCCGCTGGGCCACAGGCAGAAGCCCTCGTGGTGTTTCGAGGTTGGCACGATGTACCGGGCGCCGGAGCGGGCGAAAATGTCGGCCCAATGGTCAGCGTTAAAGAGCTCCGCGCGGAACTGCGGGGCGAAATCCTTGTAATCGAAGCTCTCGCCGTAATTGGTTTTGTGGTACTGCCACCACGGGTTGTCGGCCTTCTGGTCATGCATCCGGTTCCAATACCACTCGGCATATTCGCCTACCTTGCCCCACGACGGCACGGAGTAGACGCCCCAATGGATGAAGATGCCGAACTTGGCGTCGAGAAACCACTCGGGCGCGGGACGCGTGTCGAGAGATTCCCACCGCGCTTCATACTTTCTTTCGGCAGCGGAAACGGGAGCGATGAACATCGCGGCGAGGGCAGTGAGGGACAGCGCGGTTAGTCTGTGGATCAAGAGCATATTACGGGTGGTGTACACGCAAGAGGTTCAGGCAGGCAAGTCCATGCTGCATAGCAGGCGGCCGCCCGGCGGCGGAGCACGCGGCGTCAGGCCCCTTCCGCGAGATGCGGGCTTGAAGAGCTGACGTCCCGCAGTATGATTGCCTCGATGAAAGGAAGCCCGGCTAGCCGTTCACTATGAGTCTGCCATTT encodes:
- a CDS encoding type II secretion system F family protein, whose product is MPKYSYVAMDPHGKESKGTLEVSSQNEAIGRVKEMGLFPTKIVEVEKVKEKSDKKTAAPAKAGAKKKGGGLNVNLNIKIPGLGGRVKSKVLTTFTRQLATLVDAGLPLLRGLRVLEKQERNPTLKSIIGELAVSIEGGSTFSEGLAQHPKVFNRLFVNMVKAGELGGVLEVVLNRLSEFMEKAQKIKGKVVAAMFYPIAVLVVATVILAILMVYVIPKFKEVFAGMLDNAQLPAFTRFVLAISDTIREHFIITICCLAAFVVALMLFIRTKFGRHAFDKFKLKMPIIGPVVSKVAISRFTRTLGTLVTSGVPILQALTIVKETAGNVIIADAVNSIHESVKEGETITAPLEASGVFPPMVISMVDVGEQTGALPEMLLKIADNYDDEVDNAVSAMTSLLEPVMIIFLAVIVGSIVIAMFLPLIELMNKVGSEGGGGKGDD
- a CDS encoding Gfo/Idh/MocA family oxidoreductase; its protein translation is MSNHESLTFTRRRFLTRVAKAAGALTVPCYIPASALGRGGAVAPSERILMGGIGMGGRGSYDLGWMLTDPEVQWVAVCDVVKGRCAAAKKMVDGKYGNTDCAVYGDMRQFLAERTDVDAVLIATGDRWHALASVMAMRAGKDVYCEKPACLTMAQGRMVMETARRYGRVYQTGAQRLSEPNHVFAIEMARSGRLGPIHTVYADCRWRDGLRHDWLPAEPEPPKDELDWDVWLGASPWRPYNSGYVKGAGWYRFYDFATDLAMWGAHTVAQALAGLDLTNVSHIEFEYAGPDKTMMTRLSNGVNLVLFRVGGSVWEPCKFWHGACGERFDGADGWAAAADGYSGPDVSSPALLREYKKVLADYTARTQRQMNHARDFFDCIRSRRPAVANPDVMFQSMNICLAADICERLKRGLKFNFRDAEFVGDPEANRMRSRAMRVPYTF
- a CDS encoding alpha-L-fucosidase; amino-acid sequence: MLLIHRLTALSLTALAAMFIAPVSAAERKYEARWESLDTRPAPEWFLDAKFGIFIHWGVYSVPSWGKVGEYAEWYWNRMHDQKADNPWWQYHKTNYGESFDYKDFAPQFRAELFNADHWADIFARSGARYIVPTSKHHEGFCLWPSGEASKTWGRPWNAAEVGPKRDLMREMSAAVRKRGMKFGFYYSLYEWYNPLWLADRKRYVDEHMVPQFKDVVTRYEPALIFSDGEWDLPSKDWRSEELLAWLYNDSPVKDHVIVNDRWGKECRHKHGGYWTTEYAAGLQDGSHPWEENRGMGFSYGHNRAEHIDHYKTGRELIIVLVDLVSRGGNLLLDIGPNGDGTIPPIMEQRLLEIGDWLKVNGEAIYGTRFAGRSCQWTEGKLPEQRFGEYKVKYNLMDQIGQKPTKDGGAVKQVFFTRKAGTLYAITPGWPGKQLVLREVKAPPGVTVTMLGVPGALNTRAEGNSLVIETPALSPDAAPCRHAYAFRIPGATIIR